The following are encoded in a window of Candidatus Methanoperedens sp. genomic DNA:
- a CDS encoding nucleotidyltransferase family protein, translating to MNEQIIEIKDKILNALRRNDVKRASLFGSVVRGELTDESDIDLLVEFRGRKSLLDLVGLKLELEEVLKRKVDVLTYNSLHPLLKDRILREQEVIL from the coding sequence ATGAATGAGCAAATAATCGAAATAAAAGATAAAATCCTCAATGCACTCAGGCGGAATGATGTTAAACGTGCCTCCCTTTTTGGTTCTGTTGTAAGAGGAGAATTGACAGATGAGAGCGATATAGATCTTCTCGTTGAGTTTAGAGGCAGAAAAAGCCTACTTGATCTTGTAGGATTAAAATTAGAGCTCGAAGAGGTATTGAAAAGAAAGGTTGATGTCCTTACATACAATTCCCTGCATCCTCTTTTAAAGGATAGGATACTTCGCGAACAGGAAGTGATACTATGA